aaccCAGATCTAGAAGTGGTGAGATTTCCCTATTTCTTTGTGGCCAAGAGGCAGAGAGAGCTTAGGGGCAAGTAGTGGTCATTATTATAATTTAAAGTCTCATTAGTATCAATAATAGTTGCCAACTTGTGAGTGCTTACCAAGTGCCTGGCCCTTTATCTTTTAtcatcacaacaaccctgtgaggtaggtattattttccccattttacagacgtaCAAACTGAGGTTTTGAAAgattaaatgatttgcccaaggaaGAAGAGCAACTAAGCGTGGAGGCAGGATTCAATCACAGCCTTGTCTGATTCAAATGGTTGTATTTCAGCCTCTACTCtaaatatttatggtttttttcctcataaaatgTGCTTATAAAAGAAAAGGGGGATATTAGAGAAAAGTACCCAAAAGAAAACTGTCAATCATCAACAATCTCACCACCTGGAGAAACATCTTGATGACATATCtccttccagtcttttccctCTGCTTGTCATTCTCTAGGAAGTGAGTTTTTGTTGTAAAAGGAGGAGAGGACTCAATGGAGGTTCCTGGGCTCCCCTGAGGAAAagtccctcccccacagcagtGTTTCATTGGATCATGGGTGTTCTAGGACATGAGTTGGTAGGAgacgggggtggggagggccaTTGCTGAGAAGGTGAGAATGGTGGGGTGGAGAAGGTAAGTGGAAAGAGGCAAGAGAGCAAGGGATCTAAGAAGCTCAGGAGGTGCCTGCAGGAGTGATTAGGGTAGGGTGTTGGATCCCTGCCTGTAGGCTTTGGTCCGCCATGGGCCATGCTTTTGAGTGTCTGGGAAGCCATATTGAGGGACTGCAGGCATGGCTGGAATGAATGCCCCCTGGAAAAAGGAGATGCTGCCCATGTAGACAGAATAGGGGAGAGCACACAATTTTCCCAGAGACCCTGGGCCCTGTGTTTCCTGCACACAGGAGCCTTCACCTTTCAGCCCCTCTCCTAGGTCTGCAGGGAGAGAGAGCAGCTTGTCAGACTGTGCAGTGCTGAAGGACTgttgaagctgagcatctttgcACCCCAATCTGTGAAATGCAGGGATCTGGTTCAGGGCTGGAGGGGAGCCGGGATGCATAGAGACAACAGTGTGCATTTGAGGGGCTAGAGGCAGGTCCCTCTTTGCTTTCACTCTGGGGCTCTCCTCACTGACTGCCTAACTGGTGTTTGGGAACAACCTCATCCTGCCTTACTGCCTTCTTTCCCCCTTGGTAAGGAGGGttcaagagaaatgaagaggaagaaaacatccctgatatatatatatataagaccAAGCTGCCGGTTCAAATGCTCTAGTAGCTGATTGCTGATTTACCtagatacatatacacatatacatatacatatacatatacatatacatatacatatatatgagttTCCTGCATTCGCTTTAATATGAAAAGGCAAAGAACCAGTTTGGGGGGGATTTTTTTGCTTGGTCTAGTTAACTTGGTCCAGCTAAATTCATAGAAATAATAACCTGTCCTGAGTCAGTGATTAAAGCACAGCCTTCTGTGCTAGACCACTTCAGtatttgctagctgtgtgacctggagcaAGTTACAAAGCCTCTCTGGGGCTCTGGTTTCTaagttaaggattaaatgaggcgATGTGTGCAATGTGCTGAGCACAGGGCTGGCACATAACAAGCCGGTGAGTAGGGATAATTCTTAAAGCGATTAGGATTTGGGAGCTGAAGGGGACTGAAGGGGTCTCGACTGAGCCTTAGCTGTGGCTGAGGAAATTGAGACCCCAGGGTGAAGTGATATGCTCTGTTAGAACCAGAGGCCATGGCTCCTGCTTTGGGGATCAGTGTGTGTTTCACCTGTGCCTCACCTCCCAGATGCCTCCCAATTTGAAAGGAGCTCTCAGGCACACACCATCAAACCTTGGCTTTGGAAGGCCCCCACCAAGGCGCCATGACCAACAAGCTCTTCTTGGCTTCCTTTCACTCTCCTTCCAGTTCTGCCCATGGATGGGCCGCCCAGCAACTCTGCCCTGAGAATTGGGTGGAGACAGAGGGGATTGATTCTGGGGAGAAGCGGTGAGCATGTCGGGGGGTGTCTTTGCCTGATGTTGCAGGTTTCCATTCTGGGCTCAGCTGGGGTGGGTTGTGACAGCAGAGTCTTAGCATAGTTGGGGGGAAGAGACCCCTTCCACTGCCCGACCTCCCCACACCTCCACAGCCACCACGGCCAAGGCAGAGCAGTGGGTCGGGAATGTTTTTTTGGTGGTTGTCCTCTTTTGAGGAGAAGCCTCACTCTTCTCTGTGAATTTCCAAGAAAGGGTTGAGCTCTGAGACTCATGGAACCCAAAGGAGTTGTTTCTGacctggaaaagagaaaaggagtgtGTCAGGCCCTGTCACACCACATCAGCCCCCTGACAACCCCTTTTAACTGCATTTAAATCATTTGTGGGCGTCTTGAGTAGCAACTGAAGAACTTCAAAACCCAGGAAATGGGAGCAACATGGGAAGCCTGGTGAGGGTAACATCGAGGGAGGGGAAGCCATTTTTAAACCTAGGCTTGGGCAGCTGCCACTTAAATGTGTGCTCCTGGGGCAGTGATCCCTGAAGGCCTACAGGGAACGGCATAACTTCTATGAACTCATTGGGTGAAGGCAGGGTGGGGTTGATTAGAACTGAATCACTGTTATTAATACAACACCTTGGTCATCTTTTGCCCTAGAAGAAAAAGACAGTGGAAGTCCTCAGGCAAAAAGAATGAGGGCCAAATCAAGGGAGAAATGCCCATTTAACTGAAGCCATCCCTGTCCCGACCCACATTaaagctgtgagtgatgttaaaCAGCATCCCAAGGACCCAGGGGCAAAGTCCCTCTCCATTCCAGAACCTTGTCTCTGAAATCTCCGGAACCATTACCATCAGTTTGACTCTCAGCAAGAGCAAGCTGTAGGAGAAACAGAGGCCTACTTTGGGGCCCAGGAGGAAGGCTCGATTGTTATTAGGGTAAACCATTTGAAATTGTTATACAAAAACAATTATAATGTTACTGTATGACCACTTTTTACCTACAAAAACAATTGTCATTTTAAAGGATCATAATAATAcctaccatttactgagcacctagaCTGTGCCAGAAACTTTATGCACATCATATTTAATCTTCCCCACTACCTAGAGATAGGTTTGATTATCCTTATTTTCCAGAAGAAGGAACTAAGACAGGAAAAGGTTggataacttgcccaaggccacagagtCAGCAAGTGGTAGAGTCTGATTCGTTTTCTTGACTGCATCTGCTTATCCTGTAAGTGGGATTAAAAATATACTCTGGACTCTGATATACAAGAGTTTGAGTCCTGGGTCCACCGCTAACTATCTGAATGACCCTAGTAGGTTTCTGAACACTCTAATCTTCAATTACTAGGGATAAAATTTTACTAGgtaaaaattacctattttacaagGTAAGTGCGTACATGGGAGCTATTGTCAAAATTCCTTTCTTCCTCATAGGCACATCAAGGAAAGGGCTTTTTGCTCCCGCTTATctttcctttgtccttttttGGAGTGAAGACTTTTCTCTATGGCTCCTTCCAGACCATCCCCTCTCTTCTGAGTATGAGTTCATCCTGGGGGCAGTagaaaatggagagaatcaaTGGGAGACCCTCTCTGGACCTCCATCCCTAGGTGGGGGGAGGCTGGGTCACTGAGAGTTGGCCCCACCCTCTCCCTAATTCCAGTTTTGGGCCCTGGGATGATTTCACTCACGGAGGGGACTGTTCTGCAATCCTGGACTCAGAAGAGGCCCTTCTGAACTGCAGGCACCCcctggaggggggggggggcgaaGGCCACATCCAGGAGTCCCTGCTGCCTTTTTCTTTGTTCCTCCAACAAatccaccctccaccctccaattAACTCAGCAGCACCCCTAATTCGGCTGTTGGCCCTGGGTCCAGTCCGGGGTTATCTGGCTTTCTTGTATCCCATGCACGTCTCTTTCCTGAGTCAGGAACAAAACTGGCACTGAACCTTCCTCTGTGCTTGCCGCCGCCCAGGAGGGGGACACGCGCGCGCACACGCACGCACAAACACACGCGCACAGCAGCGCACGTCCCTGCCTCAGCCTTTCTCCCCGACCGGAACTCCCATCCACTCATCTCTCACCCTGGCGACGCCCTCGTCTCAATCCCCCGGGCTCTATGCCTACCCTACCCCCGCGGGGTCTCTCGGGTCTTGGCCCAGTCACCGCAGAACAATCCCCCTGCCCCGCTCCCAGGAGAGCGCCTGCTCCAAGCCGGACGACGACATTCTAGACATCCCGCTGGACGATCCCGGGGCCAATGCAGCCGCTGCCAAAATCCAGGCGAGTTTCCGGGGCCACATGGCGCGGAAGAAGATAAAGAGCGGAGAGCGCGGCCGGAAGGGCCCGGGCCCCGGGGGGCCGGGCGGAGCTGGGGGCGCCCGGGGAGGCGCGGGCGGCGGTCCCAGCGGAGACTAGACCAGGTGAGCCAGGCGACGCGCGGCGCGCGGAGGCTCCTCCTTTCCCCGCCCCAGGGCCTCGCAGAGAGCCGCGCCCCTCCTGCTCCT
This genomic stretch from Choloepus didactylus isolate mChoDid1 chromosome 6, mChoDid1.pri, whole genome shotgun sequence harbors:
- the NRGN gene encoding neurogranin, with translation MDCCTESACSKPDDDILDIPLDDPGANAAAAKIQASFRGHMARKKIKSGERGRKGPGPGGPGGAGGARGGAGGGPSGD